One window from the genome of Bacillus weihaiensis encodes:
- a CDS encoding vWA domain-containing protein — MRFIKFNDQQVDSFLFMELSDLAKGLTKDADIEVDYSVLSYLDPIERKIFMSHFWDHREKNETSDALKSDIYLRSLGNFFYTDYREIDVFLKKIQEYKLKGLAKQLCMLFEDIRLEDLCKEQRPGTKKAFGVRRQLYRKHFKSQLVIHQERSLLTDALFNYLYLKITADSLTEDLPVLHENLERALPFIETKLFSIYDATSTKDIINIVLDLLEVLEEILEKDMLNTYFYLPELSYGEFKGDSLFDEMKRKSKLKNSDELKDAKTGEEDVHEDKLPTYHRETSKPTQSFLQFDLEQGTNTSLIGEGTVREGEDTDQALAIVQGTSKKAEKNDYSKLEALENKSEERSASGENVYGKENKYAIPIFKEAETPKAFDVEEYKLMKKQISLYQNKLKLMIQKTLEHKRTMPRSDLHIGRLNKKLLRLLTDNNPKLFYKKQEKSKEMDAVFSLLVDCSASMFDKMEQTKLGITLFHETLKSVRVPHQIVGFWEDTNDVTKTRQPNYFHTVVSYKSSLQTSSGPEIMQLSPEEDNRDGYAIRHMTKQLMNRTEKQKFLLVFSDGEPAATGYERNGIIDTHEAVLEARKLGIEVINVFLSTSEIEEATKNTIQNIYGKYSVFVDKIEELPEQLFPLLKRLLLKTI; from the coding sequence TTGAGATTTATTAAATTTAATGATCAGCAGGTAGACTCCTTTCTATTTATGGAGTTATCAGATTTAGCAAAGGGTTTGACAAAAGATGCTGATATTGAGGTTGATTACAGTGTTCTTTCCTATTTAGATCCAATAGAACGTAAAATTTTTATGAGTCATTTCTGGGATCATCGTGAAAAAAATGAGACAAGCGATGCACTGAAGAGTGATATTTATTTAAGGAGTTTAGGCAACTTTTTCTATACAGATTATAGGGAAATAGACGTTTTTCTTAAGAAAATACAAGAATACAAGTTAAAAGGTTTAGCAAAACAGCTATGTATGCTTTTTGAAGATATCCGCTTAGAGGATCTTTGTAAAGAGCAAAGACCTGGTACTAAAAAGGCATTTGGGGTAAGAAGGCAACTTTATCGAAAGCATTTTAAGAGTCAATTAGTTATCCATCAAGAAAGAAGCTTGCTAACAGATGCACTCTTTAATTATCTTTATTTGAAAATTACTGCTGACTCCTTAACTGAAGACTTACCTGTTTTACATGAAAATTTAGAAAGAGCACTCCCGTTTATTGAAACGAAACTTTTTTCCATATACGACGCGACTTCAACAAAAGATATCATAAACATTGTATTAGACTTGTTAGAAGTGTTAGAAGAAATTTTAGAAAAAGATATGTTAAATACCTATTTCTATCTTCCTGAACTTTCATATGGAGAGTTTAAGGGGGATAGCCTCTTTGATGAAATGAAAAGAAAATCTAAGTTGAAAAATAGTGATGAGTTAAAGGATGCAAAAACTGGAGAAGAAGATGTTCATGAAGACAAGCTCCCGACCTATCATCGTGAGACAAGTAAACCAACACAGAGTTTCTTACAATTTGATTTAGAACAGGGAACGAACACGTCACTTATTGGAGAAGGAACTGTTCGAGAAGGTGAAGATACTGATCAAGCACTTGCTATAGTTCAAGGAACTTCAAAAAAAGCAGAAAAAAATGATTATTCAAAGCTTGAAGCATTAGAAAATAAAAGTGAAGAGCGATCTGCTTCAGGTGAAAATGTATATGGGAAAGAGAATAAGTATGCCATACCCATATTTAAAGAAGCGGAAACCCCTAAAGCATTCGATGTTGAAGAGTATAAATTGATGAAAAAACAAATTTCACTCTACCAAAATAAGCTAAAACTAATGATTCAGAAAACATTAGAGCATAAAAGAACGATGCCTAGATCAGACCTTCATATTGGTCGACTAAATAAGAAATTACTCAGATTATTAACGGATAATAATCCTAAATTATTCTATAAGAAACAAGAGAAATCAAAGGAAATGGATGCTGTATTCTCATTATTAGTTGATTGTTCTGCGTCTATGTTTGATAAGATGGAACAAACTAAATTAGGGATTACGCTCTTCCATGAAACCCTTAAATCAGTTAGAGTACCACATCAAATTGTTGGGTTTTGGGAAGATACAAATGATGTCACGAAAACTAGGCAGCCTAATTATTTTCATACAGTCGTTTCCTATAAAAGCTCTTTACAAACAAGTTCGGGACCAGAAATTATGCAACTTTCACCGGAAGAGGATAACCGTGATGGATATGCTATTAGACATATGACAAAGCAACTAATGAACCGTACTGAAAAGCAAAAATTTCTTTTAGTTTTTTCAGATGGAGAACCTGCTGCAACAGGATATGAAAGAAATGGAATAATTGATACACATGAAGCAGTTTTAGAAGCAAGGAAATTGGGAATAGAAGTTATAAATGTTTTTCTTTCTACAAGTGAGATTGAAGAAGCAACAAAGAACACGATCCAAAATATATACGGTAAGTATAGTGTGTTTGTTGACAAAATTGAAGAACTTCCAGAACAGCTATTTCCATTACTAAAAAGATTATTACTTAAAACAATTTAA
- the sucA gene encoding 2-oxoglutarate dehydrogenase E1 component: MSEGTNKRNYPWENFHGPNLGYVMEQFDLYKSNPDSVDIELKEMFDQWGSPSIISNQQIGTTDNETMNAVSMKKVAEAVKLVTNIRRYGHLNSSIYPFESTVEKNEFLRLEEYDLTEEDLKHIPAHLLCEDAPAYVTNGLEAYQYLKEVYKSSIAFEFSHVHNYEEKTWLVKMVESGDIFRPVTNEKRKAMLKRLTEVEGFEQYLHKTFVGQKRFSIEGLDMLVPILDELISKAVDAGSNTINIGMAHRGRLNVLAHVLGKPYEIIFSEFQHAPNKELVPSEGSIGINYGWSGDVKYHLGANKQITEESKVQAKVTLANNPSHLEFIDPIVEGYTRAAQEVRTEKGYPKLNVNEAMAILIHGDAAFPGEGIVAETLNLNKLTGYQTGGTIHIIANNMIGFTTESRDSRSTKYASDLAKGYEIPIIHVNADDPEACIAAVYIAMEYRKKFKSDFLIDLIGYRRFGHNEMDEPAMTQPKLYEKIRKHPTVRQLYGKQLENEGVIKSEEIENINNEVQTAFETAYQKVPKKKDSVSHEIKLPKFVNNGLPELKTAIPKDRILELNNELVTWPENFSVFSKLQRILERRAKALSEEGKVEWALGEALAFASILEDGTPIRITGQDSQRGTFAQRHIVLHDVENGNTYSPLHRLKDAKASFAVHNSPLSEGSVIGFEYGYNVFAPETLVLWEAQYGDFANAAQVFFDQFIAAGRAKWGQKSGLVMLLPHGFEGQGPEHSSGRLERFLQLAAEDSWQVANLTSASQYFHILRRQADLLKREEVRPLVIMTPKSLLRNPLTVSTINELTEGEFKPIVEQPGLGNSPEKVKRLVLCSGKVSIDLADKISSMNEDLDWVHVLRVEELYPFPKKIISSILSKLTSLEEIVWVQEEPQNMGAWTFIDSKLREITPEGVPVTYIGRRRRQSPAEGDPNIHKKDQERILTEALTWNNEK, translated from the coding sequence ATGTCAGAAGGAACAAATAAACGAAATTATCCTTGGGAAAATTTTCATGGACCAAACCTCGGCTATGTTATGGAACAATTTGATTTATATAAGTCAAATCCTGATTCTGTTGACATAGAACTGAAAGAAATGTTCGACCAATGGGGTTCTCCTTCTATAATATCCAATCAACAAATTGGTACAACTGATAATGAAACAATGAATGCTGTTTCTATGAAGAAGGTAGCGGAAGCTGTTAAGCTTGTGACTAACATTAGAAGATATGGTCACTTGAATTCTTCCATTTACCCGTTTGAAAGTACAGTAGAAAAGAATGAGTTCCTACGATTAGAAGAATATGATTTAACAGAAGAAGACTTAAAACATATCCCTGCTCATCTTTTATGTGAAGATGCTCCAGCGTATGTAACAAACGGCTTAGAGGCGTATCAATATTTAAAAGAAGTGTATAAAAGTTCAATAGCATTTGAATTTAGTCATGTACATAATTATGAAGAAAAAACATGGCTAGTTAAAATGGTAGAATCCGGAGATATATTTAGACCGGTAACAAATGAAAAAAGAAAAGCGATGTTAAAAAGATTAACAGAAGTAGAAGGCTTTGAGCAATATCTTCATAAAACATTTGTAGGACAAAAGCGATTTTCGATTGAAGGATTAGATATGCTTGTTCCTATCCTAGATGAATTGATTTCAAAAGCGGTAGATGCAGGTTCTAATACGATTAATATCGGAATGGCTCACCGTGGGAGATTAAATGTTTTAGCTCATGTTTTAGGCAAGCCATATGAAATTATCTTTTCTGAATTCCAACATGCACCTAACAAAGAGTTAGTTCCTTCTGAGGGATCCATAGGAATTAATTATGGGTGGAGTGGTGACGTAAAATATCATTTAGGTGCAAACAAGCAGATCACAGAAGAAAGTAAAGTCCAAGCTAAGGTTACTTTAGCTAATAATCCTAGTCATTTAGAATTTATTGATCCGATTGTTGAAGGCTATACACGTGCTGCACAGGAAGTTCGAACAGAAAAGGGATATCCTAAGCTAAATGTCAATGAAGCAATGGCGATCTTAATACATGGTGATGCCGCATTCCCAGGTGAAGGAATTGTTGCAGAAACATTAAATTTAAATAAACTAACAGGATATCAAACTGGAGGTACGATTCATATTATTGCGAATAATATGATCGGATTTACAACTGAAAGTAGAGATTCAAGGTCGACTAAGTATGCGAGCGATTTAGCTAAAGGGTATGAAATTCCAATCATCCATGTGAACGCAGATGATCCAGAAGCTTGTATCGCAGCAGTATACATTGCGATGGAATATCGTAAAAAGTTCAAAAGCGATTTTCTTATTGATTTAATCGGTTATCGACGTTTTGGTCATAATGAAATGGATGAACCTGCTATGACTCAACCAAAACTTTACGAGAAAATAAGAAAACATCCAACAGTTCGTCAATTATACGGTAAGCAATTAGAAAATGAAGGCGTTATTAAGTCAGAAGAAATTGAAAATATTAATAATGAAGTACAGACTGCATTTGAAACGGCTTATCAGAAAGTACCTAAGAAAAAAGATAGTGTCTCTCACGAAATAAAGTTACCGAAATTTGTTAATAATGGCTTACCTGAATTAAAAACAGCTATTCCAAAAGATAGAATCTTAGAATTAAACAATGAGTTAGTCACCTGGCCAGAAAACTTCTCTGTATTTTCAAAACTTCAGAGAATCCTTGAAAGACGTGCAAAAGCATTGTCAGAAGAAGGGAAAGTAGAGTGGGCATTAGGAGAAGCTTTAGCATTTGCTTCCATCTTAGAAGATGGTACGCCAATTAGAATAACGGGACAAGATTCTCAGCGCGGTACATTCGCACAAAGACACATTGTTCTTCACGATGTTGAAAATGGAAATACTTATTCACCTTTACATCGTTTAAAAGATGCTAAAGCCTCATTTGCAGTTCATAATAGTCCACTGTCTGAAGGATCAGTCATTGGATTTGAATATGGATACAATGTTTTTGCACCTGAAACATTAGTTTTATGGGAAGCGCAATACGGTGACTTTGCAAATGCTGCTCAAGTATTCTTCGATCAATTCATCGCAGCAGGTCGAGCAAAATGGGGTCAAAAATCTGGATTAGTTATGCTTTTACCGCATGGCTTTGAAGGTCAAGGTCCTGAACATTCAAGTGGAAGACTTGAGAGATTTCTACAATTAGCCGCAGAAGATAGTTGGCAAGTAGCGAACTTAACAAGTGCGTCACAATACTTCCATATATTAAGACGTCAGGCGGACTTACTAAAACGAGAAGAAGTAAGACCTTTAGTTATTATGACACCGAAGAGTTTACTAAGAAATCCACTTACAGTTTCAACTATTAATGAGTTAACTGAAGGAGAATTCAAGCCTATAGTTGAACAGCCAGGACTAGGTAACTCTCCTGAAAAAGTAAAACGATTAGTATTATGCAGTGGTAAGGTATCTATTGATTTAGCGGATAAAATTAGTTCAATGAATGAAGACCTTGATTGGGTTCATGTCTTAAGAGTAGAAGAGCTTTATCCATTCCCGAAAAAAATCATTTCTTCTATCCTTTCTAAGTTAACTTCATTAGAAGAGATTGTTTGGGTACAAGAGGAGCCTCAAAATATGGGGGCATGGACATTTATTGATTCTAAACTAAGAGAAATTACTCCTGAGGGTGTTCCAGTAACCTATATTGGAAGAAGAAGAAGACAAAGTCCTGCTGAGGGAGATCCAAATATCCACAAAAAAGATCAAGAACGAATCTTAACAGAAGCTTTAACGTGGAATAACGAAAAGTAA
- the odhB gene encoding 2-oxoglutarate dehydrogenase complex dihydrolipoyllysine-residue succinyltransferase: MAEIKVPELAESITEGTIAQWLKNPGDKVEKGEYLLEVETDKVNVELTAEFSGVLKELYKESGDTVQVGETIGVIDESGQTSNSESTVTEEEKAEESKPEAKEEAATQEEKKQRTIASPAARKLARERGIDLEKVQTVDPLGRVRKQDVEAHNDEQASQPSASKSSQPSAPPKSVPQVQEDPNKPVERVKMSRRRQTIANRLVEVQQTAAMLTTFNEVDMTAVMEVRKRRKDKFYDQHDVRLGFMSFFTKAVVAALKQYPLLNAEIQGNEILMKKFYDIGIAVSAPEGLVVPVVRDADRLNFAGIEGEIMNLATKARDNKLSLSDLQGGTFTITNGGVFGSLLSTPILNGPQVGILGMHKIQLRPVAIDEERMENRPMMYIALSYDHRIVDGKEAVSFLATVKALLEDPESLLLEG, encoded by the coding sequence ATGGCTGAAATTAAAGTACCAGAACTAGCAGAATCTATTACTGAAGGAACAATTGCACAATGGCTTAAGAACCCAGGTGACAAAGTCGAAAAAGGTGAATATCTCCTAGAAGTTGAAACTGATAAGGTAAATGTTGAATTAACAGCTGAATTTTCAGGTGTTTTAAAGGAGCTTTATAAAGAGTCTGGTGATACAGTGCAAGTTGGAGAAACAATTGGGGTAATTGACGAAAGTGGCCAGACTTCAAACTCAGAGTCTACGGTAACAGAAGAAGAAAAGGCTGAAGAAAGTAAGCCTGAAGCAAAAGAAGAAGCAGCAACTCAAGAAGAGAAAAAACAAAGAACAATTGCTTCTCCTGCAGCAAGAAAACTAGCACGTGAGCGAGGAATTGATTTAGAAAAGGTTCAAACAGTTGACCCACTAGGTCGAGTTCGTAAGCAAGATGTTGAAGCACATAATGATGAACAAGCGTCTCAGCCTTCAGCATCGAAATCATCACAACCATCAGCACCACCAAAATCTGTACCTCAAGTACAGGAAGATCCAAATAAGCCAGTAGAACGAGTGAAGATGTCAAGACGTAGACAAACTATTGCTAATCGCTTAGTTGAGGTTCAACAAACTGCAGCAATGCTAACAACCTTCAATGAAGTAGATATGACGGCTGTTATGGAAGTAAGAAAGCGTCGTAAAGATAAATTCTATGATCAGCATGATGTTCGTTTAGGATTTATGTCTTTCTTTACGAAAGCTGTAGTAGCTGCATTAAAACAGTATCCACTATTGAACGCGGAAATACAAGGAAACGAAATCCTTATGAAAAAATTCTATGATATTGGAATTGCAGTGTCCGCTCCTGAAGGATTAGTCGTACCTGTAGTTCGTGATGCAGACCGTTTAAATTTCGCAGGAATTGAAGGCGAAATTATGAACCTTGCGACAAAAGCAAGAGATAATAAATTAAGTTTAAGTGACCTTCAGGGAGGTACATTTACCATTACTAATGGTGGTGTATTTGGATCATTACTTTCAACACCAATCTTAAATGGTCCTCAAGTTGGTATTTTAGGAATGCATAAAATTCAACTTCGTCCAGTTGCTATTGATGAAGAAAGAATGGAAAATAGACCGATGATGTATATTGCATTATCTTATGATCATAGAATTGTTGATGGGAAAGAAGCAGTTAGCTTCTTAGCAACGGTAAAAGCCTTGTTAGAAGATCCTGAATCACTGCTTTTAGAGGGTTAA
- a CDS encoding sodium-dependent transporter: MSNKADQWSSKLAFILAAAGSAIGLGAIWKFPYVAGTSGGGVFFLIFILFTVLVGLPLLLGEFIIGRSTQKDAIQSYKQIAPNSSWHLIGRLGIVTCFILLSFYSVVGGWILIYIYKGVTGELSGLNEQQYGELFGSSISNAPLVIGSQLLFLLITIYVVSKGVSKGIERASRIMMPALFILFILLIIRSISLEGSMEGVIFFLKPDFAKVTSETILYAMGQSFFALSVGVSVMVTYSSYLSKNENLPQSAISIVSLNLFVALLAGLAIFPAVFSFGLAPDAGPVLLFNVLPTVFNQMPMGIVFLMAFLLLFLFATLTSAFSMLEIIIAPLAKGDVIRRRRFSWIIGLSIFIVGVPSALSFGVLDSVQIFGETIFDAADFLVSNILMPLGALLISIFVPMKLSKEKLFEELALGSKLSNKIFISWYFLLKYIAPIVIIFVFLDALGLFKN, from the coding sequence GTGAGTAATAAAGCTGATCAATGGTCTTCAAAATTAGCCTTTATTCTTGCTGCAGCAGGTTCTGCAATTGGATTAGGAGCTATCTGGAAGTTTCCATATGTGGCGGGAACAAGCGGTGGAGGTGTATTTTTCCTCATTTTTATTTTGTTTACAGTTCTTGTGGGGTTACCTCTCCTTTTAGGCGAATTTATAATAGGCAGGAGTACTCAAAAAGATGCTATTCAATCATACAAACAGATTGCTCCCAATTCTTCCTGGCACCTTATAGGAAGATTAGGTATTGTAACTTGCTTTATTTTGCTTTCCTTTTATAGTGTAGTAGGCGGATGGATTCTTATTTATATTTATAAAGGGGTAACTGGTGAATTAAGTGGTTTAAATGAACAACAATATGGAGAATTATTTGGTTCAAGTATATCAAATGCACCTCTAGTAATTGGGTCACAGCTATTATTTTTATTAATAACTATTTATGTTGTTTCAAAAGGAGTATCAAAAGGGATTGAAAGAGCAAGTAGAATCATGATGCCAGCATTATTTATCCTTTTTATTCTTTTAATTATTCGATCTATATCACTTGAAGGATCGATGGAAGGTGTCATCTTTTTCCTCAAGCCTGATTTTGCTAAGGTCACATCAGAGACTATTCTCTATGCAATGGGACAGTCATTTTTTGCTTTAAGTGTTGGTGTTTCAGTAATGGTTACCTATAGCTCTTACTTATCAAAAAATGAAAATCTTCCCCAATCGGCAATTTCAATTGTATCGTTAAATTTATTTGTAGCTTTATTAGCGGGGTTAGCCATCTTTCCTGCTGTATTTTCTTTTGGTTTAGCGCCAGACGCAGGGCCTGTCCTTCTTTTTAATGTACTACCAACTGTTTTCAATCAAATGCCTATGGGAATAGTCTTTTTAATGGCTTTCCTACTACTATTCTTATTTGCAACATTGACCTCTGCTTTTTCCATGCTTGAGATTATTATAGCACCGTTAGCTAAAGGTGATGTGATAAGAAGAAGAAGGTTTTCTTGGATAATCGGATTAAGTATTTTTATAGTTGGAGTTCCATCAGCCCTTTCATTTGGTGTCCTAGATTCCGTACAAATATTTGGGGAGACCATTTTTGATGCGGCAGATTTCTTAGTTAGTAATATATTAATGCCACTTGGGGCACTTCTCATTTCTATTTTTGTTCCAATGAAACTCAGCAAAGAAAAGCTGTTTGAGGAATTAGCATTAGGTTCAAAACTTAGTAATAAAATCTTTATCTCTTGGTATTTCCTATTAAAATATATAGCTCCAATAGTAATTATCTTTGTCTTCTTGGATGCATTAGGATTGTTTAAAAATTAA
- a CDS encoding superoxide dismutase, with the protein MKVTVDFQKQILNWCEEILDSYELSLETLLHNHDLRDLNEWKHEVINLKEAILQEKEIDNKVLSQRASELYHRLESYFQNKSIEDNTSLMSQRSTTVPIGKHTLPPLPYEYDALEPYIDREIMRLHHDKHHQSYVDGLNKAEIEMQKARDHNQYDLIKHWEREAAFHGAGHYLHTIFWSIMSPTSEKSPKGIVLREIIDTFGSFEKFKTHFSAAAHNVEAVGWTILVWSPRSRRLEILQAEKHQNLSQWDVVPLLVLDVWEHAYYLQYKNERKKYIDNWWNIVNWKEVERRFQEAQQLKWQPF; encoded by the coding sequence ATTAAGGTGACAGTAGATTTTCAAAAACAAATCTTAAATTGGTGTGAGGAAATTCTTGATAGTTACGAACTCTCTTTAGAGACACTCCTACATAATCACGATTTAAGAGACCTAAATGAGTGGAAACATGAGGTAATAAATCTTAAAGAAGCTATTCTTCAAGAAAAAGAGATTGATAATAAGGTGCTCTCACAACGTGCAAGTGAATTATATCATCGCTTAGAATCCTATTTTCAGAATAAATCTATAGAAGACAACACTTCCCTTATGTCACAACGCTCAACTACTGTTCCGATTGGTAAACACACACTACCCCCTCTTCCATATGAGTATGATGCATTAGAACCTTATATTGATCGAGAAATAATGAGACTTCATCATGATAAACATCATCAAAGTTATGTAGACGGTCTGAATAAGGCCGAAATAGAAATGCAAAAAGCTAGAGATCATAATCAATACGACCTTATCAAACACTGGGAACGAGAAGCAGCCTTTCATGGAGCTGGGCATTACTTACACACCATTTTCTGGAGTATTATGAGTCCTACTAGTGAAAAGAGTCCAAAAGGAATCGTATTGAGGGAAATTATCGATACATTTGGTAGTTTTGAAAAATTCAAGACCCATTTTTCAGCAGCTGCACATAATGTTGAAGCGGTGGGTTGGACAATTTTAGTATGGTCTCCTCGTTCAAGAAGACTAGAAATACTCCAAGCAGAAAAGCATCAAAACCTAAGTCAGTGGGATGTTGTTCCACTATTAGTTTTAGACGTATGGGAACATGCTTATTACTTACAATATAAAAATGAAAGGAAGAAATATATCGATAATTGGTGGAATATTGTGAACTGGAAAGAGGTTGAAAGAAGGTTTCAAGAAGCACAACAATTAAAATGGCAACCATTCTAA
- a CDS encoding MDR family MFS transporter codes for MFKESKQLNPITINIIVGTLFGRLATSMCLPFLAIYLTQVKNVTPATAGAIIASSSLVGIGASFYGGYLSDRFGRKPVLLVSIFIWALVFVGFSFVDSILGFFLMNSLNGLCRAVFEPTSRAMLSDLTDEKNRLMIFNLRYTAINVGVTFGPLIGLKVGASGTTVPFIFAGVIYVVYGLVLSYLLSKKKLPVQSIVKERVQLMDAIIVIKKDKVFLFSIIGLILCITGYSQFSSTLPQYFSSSEAFKEGVEIFSYLLTLNAITVIVLQYPLMRVGKKYSPLLSIILGNLVISVGLLGFALFTTFPILIIMMVIFTIGEILMFAMTDMLIDQLANEEIKGTYFGAMGFTQLGNVFGPWLGGVLLDSFGANQPMVVFGSLAIITLIGVPILLYVKFLMKGKLLSSRAMV; via the coding sequence ATGTTTAAAGAGAGTAAACAGTTAAATCCAATTACAATCAACATCATTGTAGGGACGTTATTCGGTCGTTTAGCTACGTCAATGTGCCTTCCCTTTCTAGCAATCTATTTAACTCAGGTAAAGAATGTCACTCCTGCAACTGCCGGTGCAATTATTGCTAGTAGCTCTTTAGTGGGAATAGGCGCAAGCTTTTATGGAGGATACCTTTCTGATCGTTTCGGTCGAAAACCTGTTTTATTAGTTTCAATCTTTATTTGGGCTTTAGTTTTTGTGGGCTTTTCATTTGTTGATTCCATTCTTGGTTTTTTCTTGATGAATTCATTAAATGGGTTGTGCAGAGCTGTATTTGAACCTACATCAAGAGCTATGCTTTCTGATTTAACAGATGAAAAGAATCGTCTTATGATCTTTAACTTACGGTATACGGCAATTAATGTAGGTGTTACGTTTGGTCCATTAATCGGATTAAAGGTAGGAGCTTCGGGAACGACGGTACCTTTTATATTTGCCGGTGTTATTTATGTAGTTTACGGATTGGTTCTAAGCTATTTATTATCGAAAAAGAAATTACCTGTTCAATCCATTGTGAAAGAACGAGTTCAGCTAATGGATGCTATAATTGTTATAAAGAAGGATAAGGTATTCCTCTTTTCAATCATTGGATTAATTCTGTGTATTACCGGCTATTCTCAGTTTTCATCTACTTTACCACAATATTTTTCAAGCTCTGAAGCATTTAAAGAGGGAGTAGAAATATTTTCTTACCTTCTAACCTTAAACGCCATCACTGTTATCGTTCTACAATATCCTTTAATGAGGGTAGGGAAGAAATATTCTCCGTTACTTTCTATTATTTTAGGAAATCTTGTCATAAGTGTTGGGTTGTTAGGATTTGCTTTATTTACTACTTTTCCAATATTAATCATTATGATGGTTATTTTTACAATTGGTGAAATTCTGATGTTTGCTATGACTGATATGCTTATCGATCAACTAGCAAATGAAGAAATAAAAGGTACATACTTTGGTGCAATGGGCTTTACCCAGCTCGGAAATGTATTTGGTCCTTGGCTAGGTGGAGTATTACTTGACAGCTTTGGAGCAAATCAACCGATGGTAGTATTTGGATCACTTGCCATCATTACGTTAATTGGTGTTCCCATTCTTTTATATGTTAAGTTTTTAATGAAGGGGAAGTTGCTATCAAGTCGAGCTATGGTCTAG
- a CDS encoding DUF6501 family protein produces MIHKTWHKTTPVKKVKCVHTNAAKYMVNRALSEGKEYDVQNETEEFYFVIDNTGKVGGYYKEYFEAIS; encoded by the coding sequence ATGATACATAAAACATGGCATAAAACAACACCTGTAAAAAAGGTGAAATGCGTTCATACTAATGCAGCTAAATATATGGTAAACCGTGCATTAAGTGAAGGGAAAGAATATGATGTTCAAAACGAAACAGAAGAATTTTATTTTGTAATTGATAACACTGGAAAAGTTGGCGGTTATTATAAGGAATATTTTGAAGCCATTTCTTAA
- a CDS encoding helix-turn-helix domain-containing protein, protein MISKVKVVLHPVRLKIVQSLIGKKELNVQLLSSKLPDVPQATLYRHLNKLLEAEIIKVVKENQIRGTVEKFYSLVDQQVINQDDLHKLSRDEHLQLFLTFMTHLLAKYESYLNQEEIDLFKDGVVYREAIAYLSDDEFNEFVEDLSIIMKKVMDKKPSNERKARHIASIFIPESKGT, encoded by the coding sequence TTGATTTCAAAAGTGAAAGTAGTTCTTCACCCCGTTAGATTAAAGATTGTGCAATCTCTTATTGGAAAAAAAGAGCTAAATGTACAACTATTATCTTCAAAATTACCTGATGTACCTCAAGCTACGTTATATAGACACTTAAATAAACTACTAGAAGCAGAAATTATTAAAGTTGTAAAAGAAAATCAAATCAGAGGGACAGTAGAAAAATTTTATAGTTTAGTTGATCAGCAAGTGATAAATCAAGATGATCTTCACAAGCTTAGCCGTGACGAGCATCTTCAGTTGTTTCTAACCTTCATGACTCACTTACTAGCAAAGTATGAGAGTTATTTGAATCAAGAAGAAATTGATTTATTTAAAGATGGAGTAGTCTATAGAGAAGCCATTGCCTACCTGTCAGATGATGAATTTAATGAATTTGTTGAAGATTTATCCATTATCATGAAGAAAGTAATGGACAAGAAGCCAAGTAATGAAAGAAAAGCAAGACATATTGCAAGTATATTTATACCAGAGTCAAAAGGAACATAG
- a CDS encoding GNAT family N-acetyltransferase: MRENVEIRDAIMEDLDRIVEIYNTSIPGQLATADLEEITVESRIPWFQDHNTHHRPLWVLCQNSEIVGWLSFQSFYGRPAYNATAEVSIYIHPDVHGKGYARVLLEKAMNECPNLKIKTLLAFVFGHNIPSISLFKKYEFNEWAHLPKIADMDGVERDLIILGKRIVE; encoded by the coding sequence ATGAGAGAAAATGTTGAGATTAGAGATGCTATAATGGAAGACTTGGATCGGATTGTCGAAATATATAACACGTCAATTCCAGGGCAGTTAGCAACTGCAGATTTAGAGGAAATAACAGTTGAAAGTAGAATTCCATGGTTTCAAGATCATAATACGCATCATAGACCGTTATGGGTACTTTGCCAAAACAGTGAAATCGTAGGTTGGTTAAGTTTTCAGTCCTTTTATGGTCGACCAGCTTATAATGCTACCGCTGAAGTGAGCATTTATATTCACCCAGACGTCCACGGTAAAGGGTATGCAAGGGTCTTACTAGAAAAAGCAATGAATGAGTGTCCGAATCTTAAAATAAAAACTTTATTAGCCTTCGTGTTCGGACATAATATTCCTAGTATCTCTTTATTTAAGAAATATGAATTCAATGAATGGGCTCATCTTCCGAAAATTGCGGACATGGATGGTGTTGAAAGAGACTTAATCATTTTAGGAAAAAGAATCGTTGAATAA